Below is a genomic region from Populus trichocarpa isolate Nisqually-1 chromosome 15, P.trichocarpa_v4.1, whole genome shotgun sequence.
agaaaaacagtatgtactttttttgttttttccacgTGACATCTCTTTAAACACACTAGACTTGAAAAGTCTATGTCCAAAAGAATGGGGCACACATAATTCTAGGATGTTTAACAGTGtagtgaaaattattttttaaaatattttttgtttaaaaatatattaaaataatattttttttatgttttaaaatttatttttgatattagtatattaaaatgatctaaaaacacaaagaaaaaaaataaatttaaagcaaagaaaaaaaatttaatttctctaaatatacttttaaaagataaaaacaaatatatccaaataaaaaaaatttagggaaacattaaattgtttttggttttttcaacgTGACATCTTCTTAAACACACCGAAGACTTCAAAAGTCTGCCCAAAAGTATTGAGCACGAAGTTTGACTGTAGTTGagtttttttgtaatgtttttatttaaaaatatattaaaataatatttttttatttttaaaaattaattttaacattaacatattaaaataatttgaaagcaaaaaaaaattaatttaaaataaaatttttttttaaaaaatacttttgaaactcaaaaataaatatatccaaataatttttttttatggaaacaacatattaaattaaataaggcATCTGaactattaaaattaatttttccacGTGATATtagttggaatttttttttttatcgttatcTCTCTTTCCTTTGTGTTTATGAAGTATTATTAGTTACACTTtaagtattataaaataataaaaaataaaagaaattatatccATCGACCTTGACTTATATATCCAATATAAtgacttaattttaaattttcttattgttatcttgaagaaaaagaaaaaagagaatacaagtcaacttaaaatttatttaaaaaggtaATGATTTCTCAGAAATCAGAATTACAAGAACCCaacaaaaatgctttttttgCTTCATTTTCATAGCGATAATAATGCCCAAAaactatgttttaattattgtgCTTGTATTGTTGCACATCCCTTTTCCTGGATTCATTACAGGGGCAACAGGGGGGGAAATTGGGTGCATTGAGCGGGAGAGACAAGCACTTCTTAAGTTTAAAGAagatattattgatgaagatgGTGTTCTTTCTTCTTGGGGGggtgaagaagagaaaagagattgCTGCAAGTGGAGAGGAGTTGGCTGTGACAACATAACTGGTCATGTTACTTCACTTAATCTTCATTCCTCACCTTTGTATGAGCATCATTTTACGCCTCTAACAGGCAAGGTTAGTAATTCATTACTTGAGTTGCAGCATTTGAATTACTTGGACCTGAGTTTGAATAATCTTGATGAGAGTATCATGGATTTCATTGGCTCCCTAAGCAGCCTAAGATACCTGAACCTCTCCTACAACCTTTTCACTGTAACTATCCCATATCACCTCAAGAACCTCTCAAGATTGCAGTCTCTTGATCTCAGCTATAGTTTTGATGCCAGTGTTGAAAATCTTGGCTGGCTTTCTCATCTTTCTTCTTTGGAGCATCTTGATTTGAGTGGTTCCGACCTGAGCAAGGTAAATGACTGGCTGCAAGTGGTCACAAACCTCCCTCGCCTAAAAGACTTGCGATTAAATCAGTGTAGTCTTACGGATATAATTCCTTCACCTCTTTCTTTCATGAACTCTTCTAAATTTCTTGCTGTACTCCATCTCTCTAATAACAATCTTTCTTCTGCAATATACCCCTGGCTGTATAACTTAAGTAACAGCCTTGCTGACCTTGACCTTTCTGGTAACCAGTTACAAGGTTTGGTTCCAGATGGCTTCAGAAAGATGAGTGCTCTTACAAATCTTGTTCTATCCCGTAATCAGCTTGAAGGTGGCATTCCAAGATCTCTTGGGGAGATGTGCAGCTTGCATACGCTAGATTTGTGCCACAACAATCTCACCGGGGAGCTTTCTGATCTCACTCGGAACTTATATGGACGCACAGAGAGCTCGCTGGAGATTTTAAGATTATGCCAGAATCAGCTCCGTGGTTCATTGACTGATATTGCTAGATTTTCTTCCTTGAGAGAATTAGATATCTCGAATAATCAACTGAATGGGTCTATACTAGAAAGTATTGGATTCCTTTCCAAGCTTGACTATTTCgatgtttcttttaattctttgcaAGGTTTGGTGTCTGGCGGACATTTTTCTAATCTCTCCAAATTAAAGCACTTGGATTTGTCTTATAATTCCTTAGTTTTGAGATTCAAATCCGATTGGGACCCtgcttttcaattgaaaaacattcatCTTAGTTCATGCCACTTGGGGCCTTGTTTCCCAAAATGGCTGCGAACTCAGATAAAAGTCCGTTTGCTAGATATCTCCAGTGCTAGTATTTCAGATACCGTCCCTAATTGGTTTTGGAACCTACTGCCTAAGTTGGCTTTCTTAAACATATCTCACAACTTGATGAGGGGAACACTGCCAGATTTTTCATCAGTAGATGCAGTTGATGATACATTCCCTGGGtttgatttgagttttaatcGGTTTGAGGGTCTACTGCCAGCTTTTCCTTTTAACACAGCCTCATTGATTCTTTCTAACAATTTGTTTTCAGGGCCAATTTCTCTTATATGCAATATTGTAGGCAAGGCTTTGAGCTTCCTTGATCTGTCAAACAATCTGTTAACCGGACAACTTCCAAATTGTTTCATGAATTGGAGCACACTCGTTGTTCTGAATTTGGCTAACAACAATTTGTCAGGTGAAATTCCAAGCTCTGTTGGATCATTGTTTTCCCTTCAAACATTGAGTTTAAACAAAAATAGCCTCTATGGAGAATTGCCTATGTCTTTAAAAAACTGTAGCATGTTGAAATTCTTGGACCTTAGTAGAAACCAATTATCCGGAGAAATACCAGCTTGGATAGGAGAAAGCCTCTCATCTTTGATGTTCCTTTCCCTTAAATCTAATGAATTCATTGGAAGCATCCCACTACATCTTTGTCAGCTAACAAATCTTAGGATCTTGGACCTCTCCCAAAACACCATCTCTGGAGCCATACCAAAGTGTCTCAACAATCTAACTACTATGGTTCTGAAAGGAGAAGCAGAGACTATCATTGACAATCTTTACTTGACTTCTATGAGATGTGGAGCAATTTTTTCTGGACGCTACTATATCAATAAGGCATGGGTTGGATGGAAAGGAAGAGATTATGAGTATGAGAGATACCTTGGACTGCTGCGTGTCATTGATTTTGCAGGCAACAATTTATCTGGAGAAATTCCAGAGGAAATAACTGGCCTGCTTGGGTTGGTTGCTCTGAATTTGTCAAGAAATAATTTGACTGGAGTAATCCCCCAAACAATTGGGCTGTTGAAATCGTTAGAATCTCTTGATTTGTCAGGAAATCAGTTCTCTGGTGCAATTCCAGTCACAATGGGCGATCTGAATTTTCTGAGTTACTTGAATGTCTCCTACAACAACTTGTCTGGGCAAATCCCATCAAGCACTCAGCTTCAGAGCTTTGATGCTTCAGCTTTTATTGGCAATCCTGCTTTGTGTGGTCTACCAGTCACCAATAAATGCCTTGGAGGTGATTTGCCTCGAAATTTAGTGATGAATGGTGTGATCCAAGACAATCAAGAAACTGTTCATGAGTTCAGTGCATGGTTTTGTACTGCTATGGGAATTGGTTTTAGTGTATTCTTTTGGGGAGTTTCAGGTGCTTTACTGCTCATACGTTCCTGGAGACATGCCTATTTCCGGTTCTTGGATGAATCATGGGACTGGCTCTATGTGAAGGTAGCAGTGCGCAAGGCACGACTTCAACGAGAATTTCAGAGGCTGCACGAGCACGTTCTTGCTTAGAAGGATTGCAAGGTAACATGGTTATTCACAcgtcttttcctttctttttttaatgaagactAATGGCCCGTTTTCGCGCTTTCCATTTTATACCAGGAGCTGCAGCTGGGTGCATAACAGGTCCGCTTTGTCCAAGGAGTCCGTATTTTTTGTGCACGTGTTTCTTGAGATACATCGTCGTGTTTGTACACCTGCTGGGTTTTATGTGAAACTATGAGAGTGATTATGTAATATATTTTGGAATCTCAAAGTtggtttttatatgaatttcatTTGGAATGTTTTTGCAAATATTTAGTTCTTTACTTAACAGTGTGAAGATGGAACACATTCattctccaaataaaaaaattatgccaGTACGTACTTGCTTATTTTGCTacagaatttaattaaaaacacatgtaatttacatttttatttatctgctttttttgaattattggcATTAAATCAAGCAATTAGCAGGTATTGAAATTGATGTTACTTCAAGCCTATACAAGTAATCACCGgaggaaataaaatttcagagaAATTTCTTCGAAGATTagttcaaaaattataaatgtgtCAATGGTGATTGTTGAAAAGTATGCCCAGTCAtataagaaaggagaaaaaatttcaaagaaattcGCATAttgctttcttctttgttttcgtcatttaaatatttttttcagtcatTTAAAAGTATGCccatatcaagtttttttggatttgatttattaatttatttttgttaacttAATTTGTATGAGTTTCCGATAAAAGGTAATccatgtttgattttaaaatttggatATCAGTTTATCTCTAAGAAAGAATGACTGAGGACAAACTGAAGCTCTGTTACTGTTGAAAAGATATAAATGAGATGAACTCAATGAGACCTTAGAAGACCATTAAAAGTGGCCAGAGTGACCACACGCCCACGCCCTGCTTATAAAAGgaaatttcatcaaaattgcTAAAAATAGAGGTAAtccattaaaaagaaattaacgaAGGGGGAcaagaaaaatccaagaaatgaaaacattttttaaaactattgatGACTTTGACGAAGACTTGCAGCTCTTATTAATTTCCTTTCAgaagacatattttttttaaaacatactgATGACTTGGAAGTCTTTTCCCAGAAGCAAGGGGCACGCACAagtaacacaaaaacaaatatatcaaaataaaaaagaaatttagaaaaaactgTAAATAGTTTTTGTGTACGAGGTTAAGGCTATAGAACACatagttaaataaataaggCATCTAaaccatttaaattatttatttcttatggCATCTTCTTAAACACACAGATGATCTTTACCTAAAAATATGGGGCATGCACAATTCCTTCAGGACGtttaataatatagtaaaaattattttttaaaatattttttatttaaaaatatattaaaataatatttttttatgttttaaaaattattattgatattagtatattaaaatgatctaaaaacacaaataaaaaaaataaatttaaagcaaagaaaaaaaatttaatttctttaaaaatacttttaaaagacaaaaataaatatatccaaataaaaaaatttagagaaacattaaattgtttttggttttttccacGTGCCATCTTCTTAAACACACCGAATACTTGAAAATCTTTGCCCAAAAGTATCGAGCACGAAGCTTGACAGTGTAGctgagtttcttttaatttttttatttaaaaatatattaaaataatattttttatttttaaaaaataattttaacattaacctattaaaataatttgaaagcaaaaaaatattaatttaaaattaaaaaaatacttttttaaaaatactttttgtcgcgcgtgagcgacgtcgcggcgatcgtccaccctcgaatgtgtgatgggatatatatatctggtaaataaggggagacaaggaattctttgtctcttagcagtgagagatggtgtgggagtcgccacctagtattttggtcactaggaaccctaactggtctcagagatcgggtacggggactggttgcgtaaagggaaggtattagcaccccaaatacaccctacctaaggtaagctgcattgtttatttgtctgataaaattcaaggtctcgttgtgtttcctagttgttgggtcgtccatggttcaagaaaagtcctcctcaataaggaggtccttatcttatcgagtaaaacctaaccgttctaatgtctatgtatgttggtctgtctatggttcaagaaaagtcctcctcaataaggaggtccttatcttatcgggtaaaacctaaccgttctaatgtctatgtaaaaaagctatatttttaatatcaggaatacattttacatataaattcttaatcccaaatactaaaagaagacaaaaagatttttttagaatttttgaaatattggcctagttctcatggcttgaataaactggttattaaagccaaaatgcatgctaatacatatattgatttttgaaatttcatttgttgtgtgaaaatatgctgttataatatttatatatatatatattggagagactaggccgtatgcatgaaaacaaaacattttttttttgtaattatgtattttttgatgttttgacgcaaattgggtattttaatactgggtttgtattcttacagtataaaaatatgaaccagtattgatcaaaatacagtaataaaattacaacaaaatcacatattttttgaaataatttttgaagaatttttaatttttttttttgggccggACCTAGCtcggcccatgtggctgggctgaacCCAGCAGGCCTTACCAGGTcgtgaattatatttcacgtgaacagtgaaatagcatttcactgttcacgtgaattatatttgacatgaacagtgaaatagcatttcactgttcaagtgaattatatttcacttgaacagtgaaatgcgAGAAAATGGTCTGCACAGCGACGAGGAAGGGGACGAACCTGGTGGCGGAAACAATGTTGAAGACGATGGCGAACACTCCTAGTGATGCAGAAACAAACCTGGTGGCGGAAACAATGTCTTCCGGTGGTTCTGACGGTGGTTCCAAGCGGCAGCTTCTCCtcctttctcctctgtttctgcttTTCCTCTgtctgtctctgtttttttgcttcttctgcttcttctcaCAGTACAGGGCTGTTATCCATTACGGGGAGGGAGGCAGCAGCTGGCAGTGGCTCTAGGGTGGCGCTGGCGGCGGCGGCCTGGGGAGCTGATTCTGAAGAAGGAAAAGTCTATGATGATGCTGGTCCCCTCGGCTGGTTCCTGGTTCTGAAGAAAGTTGAagttgatgatggtggtggttttgCTGGTGGTTTCTGACCGAAGGTTggctcttcctcttctctacTGCTTTCTGTGTtatttctcctctcctctctctcctctctttttttcttcctctctctctatttataggaaaaaatggaGCAGGTGCGCCTTCAATCACGCAACGGCTGGTCGGCCAGTGACCCGTTCGGTGGTCTAAAGGTGTGGGGCTTCGATGGGGACGAGGAGAGAGAGGCGGGACGgtttttgaaaatggtttttgtcTTCTGTTGTTGTTCAACGGGGGAAggaggaagatgaacagtgtcgttcaaaacgacaccgttctggccgtttcatttaaatgagccAAACTTCAAATCAGTCCTCTATCATTTCTTGTTCATTTCAATTGTATCCCTGCCAAATTTGATCTCCGCCCCCatagttggccgcgtttttcactttagtccttggcctctgatttatgcaattaagccctcaattgatcaataaacttccaatttcttcaattaggcccctgaaccaAAGTAAAACAGCCCCCTCTATTTACCTGGTTTTTCcaaattggtccctggtttcggttttttcaattaaacccctaattggtcattaaacttcaatatttattcaattaaacccctgatttgacccaataaattcctaaaaactatattttggccccagaacttaaatttctttcaattaaagcctaaattgacttaaaaatcaattttcttgcaatcaaatcccctataaaatcaattaaaaatccaattaagtctatAAACATCCAAACTTGGGCTTTTctcctaaaaattcaaatttttcttgtcaacagggctctcctccttcaagaatatattatcaaaaattccatctttgtatttttaacctcattgaccaattttccaaccattttctgagcgcttctgcctcctgttatttttctaacctcctttggctatatatttttatatatattttgtggggacccaaaaatgggttacaacacttttgaaactcaaaaataattatatccaaataaattattttttatggaaacaacatattaaattaaataaggcATCTGaactattaaaattaatttttccacGTGATATTAgttggaattttgtttttattattatctctcTTTCCTTTGTGTTTGTGGAAGTATTATTAGTTACACTTtaagtattataaaataataaaaaataaaagaaattatatccATCGACCTTGACTTATACaatataatgatttaattttaaattttcttatagTGTTTATCCAACTGCatctacaaggaaaataaatggaagTTATGGTAAAATTAGAGAATTGCCGGTATAAAAATGTTGAGGTGCCGTTCTGAAAGTTTATCGGGCTCGTCTTTTCCACTGCCTCCGAACTCAAGCAGAACATCTAAGAAATCCTTCCTCGAATCACTTTCTTATTCTCCACCCTCTCCTTGACAAACTTTGAAGCAGTCTCCATGGCCTTCCCAAGATCTCTCTCCAAGTGCAGGTCTGCCCAGACAATAATTTCCATTCAggaagacattttttttaacacagtACTGATGACTTGGAAGTCTTTTCCCAGAAGTAAGGGGCACGCACAAGTAAATGTCGGAAGAAATTTAGAGAAACAGCAAATGGTTTTCGCGTATACATTGTATCAGTAGATTTTCTATATATGAGGTTCAGGCTTCAGACCACACTAAATCAAAAAACTCATACAATGTCTTTGAGCAATGTACGTATAATTATAcaatgtcttttaaaaaaaatacttttacacCACAGAAACACATGGttgaaagaaaggaatgagAAAACGTGGGGGTTATTGATGACTTTGAGCAAGACTGAAGCCCTAAATAATTTCCATTGATGATCAAGGCAAGCACTTCACATGGAAGTGCTGATTTCTTAGATGTCAACGGAAATGTCTAGGAAGATGAGGTATCTTCTTAAATACACTGATGACCTGAAAAGTATTAATCTAAAAGTACGAGGCATgcacaattaaaaaatgtttagcGGTGAGtagagaatgttttttttaaaaaaatatattaaaataatattttttatttttaaaaaattatttttgatattaatatatcaaataatttgaaaacatcaagaaaaaaataatttaaagcaaaaaaaaattattttttttaaaaaatactcttgaaatacaaaaataaatatattaaaataaatgttttttagaaaataataaatgattttcaTGTATGAGGTTAAGGCTATAAATCAcataataagataaataaggAATCAgaatcattgaatttttttcatgtggCATCTTCTTAAACACATTGATGACTTGAAAAGTTTTTGCCCAAAGCATGGGGTATGCATAATTAGAGGATGtttaagaaattgatttttaaaatattttttatttagaaatatttaaaaataataattttttatttttaaaaaattatttttgatattaacacattgaTTTGAAagcatcaaagaaaaattaatttaaagcaaagaaaaaaaatttaattttttttaaaaatacttttaaaacataaaaataaatatatctaaataaaagCTTTTAAAGAAACGATAAATGGTTTTTGCCTATGAAGTTAAGGCTATAAACCAcataataagataaataaggCATGTCAaccattgaaattattttttttcacatgacaTCTTCTTAAACACTGATGACTTGAAAAGTATTTGTTCAAAAACATGAGGCATGCATAATTAGATGATGTTTAGCAGTAtagtagaaattattttttaaataattatttatttaaaaatatattaaaataataatttcacagAAAGTGCTGATCTTCTTAGATATCGATATCAATGGAAATAACTAGGAAGCTGAGGcatatttctttgaaaaaaatacttgtacACCACAGAAACACATGGttgaaagaaaggaatgagAAAACGCGTGGGATATTTAATTGGTGAAGATGAATTAATTGGTGGGTCTGCCATCTGCATCAGCCTTTTCGcttgtaatatatatttatatttataatttttaatcttgatATTAGGGCTCCAAAGAGAGAAGATGGCAAAgtcaatttaattgaaaaagttgtttataactttatgattttcttttcacgtagatatcataaaataaagagTTTTAAAGTCAAAGATTACCAAATATATTTACTATGAAAAGGACccatttatttaaaagaaaaaatagtccACTTTCCTACACTTaaacactaaataataaaaaaaaattaaaatgttttgcaaGGCCTGCCCCTGCTTGCCTCCCTCCTGATTGTATCACTAGATTTTCTAGGAGGTTCAGGCTAGCCATTAGAATTtctcatccaaaaaaaaattatatatgtaggccttttaatatatttttatatatacaattatttttgacattaatatattaatattatctaaaaatatataattaattaaaaataaaaaaattaatattttttttaaatacttttacaTCACAGAAACACATGCTTAAAAGAAAGGAATGAGAAAACGTATGGGCTATTGATGACTTTGAGCAAGACTGAAGCTCTAAATAATATCCATTGAGGAAGGCTTGCACTTTACATTGAGGCTCTTAATAATTTCACGTGGAAGTGATAATTTTCTTAAACACACTGATGACTTGAAAAATTTGTgttcaaaaatattatagaacatggtaatatttaagatatttttggaaatataatataaattatgtttttaaaaatttttaatttttttttaaaataaatcttttatatttttaaattaatatgctgatattaaaaataactttttaaaaataaaaaaattttattttaacctaTTGTAAATCACAAGCGCGACCACTATCCCTAACAAACCTTCATCAATAGTCAAATCAATATCCATGaccatttttttcattccaGCTCCCTCAAGTTTTTAATCCTTTCTCTGCTTTGGtcaataaatcttatttttttattttatttttctgctaTGACGTTTAAATTATTTCACTACTTGTAATACATGAGAGATACGACAGAAGAGtgagaaataacaaaaaaaaaaagtttgaatctttttttattttttctctttccttgatGTTTATGGAAGTATTATTAGTTACACTTtaagtattataaaataataataataaaaattatatccatCGACCTTGACTTATATAATTAAtgacttaattttaaattttcttgcagtgtttttaatattatatatagggAAGTTGTGAAGTGATATACCCACTTCGATATTCAAAGTTAAATTACCCACCAAATTCTCATTGCTCTCAATTATTACTTCCATACCCACTTCgatattatcttttcttttgtgatCATGCTGCCGATAAAGCACGACAAGTCGTTTCATCATCTTTATGTGCTTATTGTGCTTCTGTTGCTCATGAAACTTGCACCTGGGTTCATTTCTGGAGTGAAAGGGGCAACTTTCGGGTGCATAGAGAGGGAGAGACAAGCCCTTCTCAAGTTTAAAGAAGACCTTATTGATGACTTTGGTCTTCTTTCAACCTGGGGAagtgaagaagagaagagggattGCTGCAAATGGAGGGGAGTTGGATGCAACAATCGAACTGGTCATGTTACTCATCTCGATCTTCACTGGGAGAAAAGCGGCAAGTATTTAACTGGTAAGATCAGTAATTCATTACTGGAGTTGCAGTATTTGAGTCACCTGAATCTAAGTGGAAGCCATTTTCAGTATCCAAGTTTCGTGAATACAAGGGGAAGCGATTTTCCAGGGAGTCCTTTTGAAGGGAGTACTTTTCCATATTTCATTGGATctctaaaaaaactaagataccTTGATCTCTCCTTTACCGGTGTTGTTGGAACTCAGCTTTGGAATCTCTCAAGATTACAGAATATTTTGACTTGAGTAGAAACAACCTCAGTCAAGCTACTGACTGGATGGAAATGGTTAACAAGGTCCCTTTTTTAAAAGTCTTACGGTTAAGTGGATGTGATCTTTCAAATAGCAGTcttccctctctttcttttacgAATTCTTCTAAATCCCTAGCTGTCATTGATCTCTCTTACAACAATATTGCTTCTTCAACATTCAATTGGTTGTCCAAATTTAGTAACAGCCTTGTTGATCTTGATGTTAGTTGGAATTGGGTTGATGTTAATAGGAATTGGGATAACAGTTCTGAAAACCTTGATTGGCTTTCCTATCTTTCTTCATTCTCCGGGTGAAAATCAAGATCAGTAACATGACCAGTTCGATTGTTGCatccaactcctttctatttgcAGCAATCCCTCTTCTCTTCTACGCTCCCCAAGTTGAAAGATTGGCGCCCATTTACATATAGAATTCCTTCTGCATGGAAATGGCAAAGTGCTATTTTAATGGGCCGTAGGCTGGCCAACCTGCAATGGTTGAGCCGAGTCTAGcccaaatctttttaaaaaaacaacaaaaatcaaatttattaagcCAATCTCGGGCCAACCTTTTTTGGGGGTTGAATTCAGCACTACAAGAATGGGCTCCACCTAGTCATCTAGGCCGCTTAGCctacatatttaatattatttaattataataatataatattatatttataaaaaataaaaacaaattcaaaaaaaatttcaaggggcattttaaaatattttttattttctcgcgtgtttttctaccaattttacttaatattgagttatatttttacattgtaagatacaaatttgatattaaaatacctgattttctccaaaatctctctaaaaaattcaaaaaca
It encodes:
- the LOC112324384 gene encoding receptor-like protein EIX2 isoform X8 translates to MPKNYVLIIVLVLLHIPFPGFITGATGGEIGCIERERQALLKFKEDIIDEDGVLSSWGGEEEKRDCCKWRGVGCDNITGHVTSLNLHSSPLYEHHFTPLTGKVSNSLLELQHLNYLDLSLNNLDESIMDFIGSLSSLRYLNLSYNLFTVTIPYHLKNLSRLQSLDLSYSFDASVENLGWLSHLSSLEHLDLSGSDLSKLQGLVPDGFRKMSALTNLVLSRNQLEGGIPRSLGEMCSLHTLDLCHNNLTGELSDLTRNLYGRTESSLEILRLCQNQLRGSLTDIARFSSLRELDISNNQLNGSILESIGFLSKLDYFDVSFNSLQGLVSGGHFSNLSKLKHLDLSYNSLVLRFKSDWDPAFQLKNIHLSSCHLGPCFPKWLRTQIKVRLLDISSASISDTVPNWFWNLLPKLAFLNISHNLMRGTLPDFSSVDAVDDTFPGFDLSFNRFEGLLPAFPFNTASLILSNNLFSGPISLICNIVGKALSFLDLSNNLLTGQLPNCFMNWSTLVVLNLANNNLSGNQFSGAIPVTMGDLNFLSYLNVSYNNLSGQIPSSTQLQSFDASAFIGNPALCGLPVTNKCLGGDLPRNLVMNGVIQDNQETVHEFSAWFCTAMGIGFSVFFWGVSGALLLIRSWRHAYFRFLDESWDWLYVKVAVRKARIQREFQRLQEHVLA